One Malassezia restricta chromosome III, complete sequence DNA segment encodes these proteins:
- a CDS encoding mitochondrial fission protein FIS1 gives MTLPYVVDAETSLSPVELQVLHDQYDAEAASGHITTQTKFNYAWALIKSTQRHQMLQGVALLTDIYRTDPPRRRECLYYLALGHYKLSNFDEAKRFNALLLEREPNNSQAQSLHALIEQGIAKEGYIGMALLGGAVTVTGVVLTALLRRGRR, from the coding sequence ATGACATTGCCGTACGTGGTCGACGCCGAGACGTCTTTGTCTCCGGTTGAGCTGCAGGTGTTGCATGATCAGTATGATGCAGAGGCAGCATCGGGGCATATCACGACTCAGACCAAGTTTAACTATGCATGGGCCCTGATCAAAAGTACGCAGCGCCACCAAATGCTGCAAGGTGTCGCCCTTTTGACCGATATCTACCGCACGGACCCGCCCCGCCGCCGAGAATGTCTGTACTATCTGGCTCTCGGACATTACAAGCTGTCTAACTTTGACGAGGCGAAACGCTTCAATGCTCTCCTGTTGGAACGCGAACCGAATAATTCACAAGCACAGAGCCTGCATGCCTTAATCGAGCAGGGTATTGCGAAAGAGGGGTATATTGGCATGGCTCTCCTTGGAGGTGCCGTCACAGTGACCGGTGTTGTGCTAACAGCGCTTCTCCGTCGAGGACGTAGGTAG
- a CDS encoding sorting nexin-4 has product MTAEQDAEQLWLGELRVQIIDPRKETPGAQPQEDGDEAASTSTQGRSPTFVSYGVRAETTLPHFSRSHMVTRKRFQDFVFLHHTLVTDFPACIVPPLPDKHRIGYLTGDRFSVEFIMRRCMELQLFLERICRHPILQRAEIVQRFLESKEWHIDMHTHAGHRIASTSAADALPLPPPTSSGLLESVSDMFVNAFTRVRKPDPRFVAIKADLEGEEDRATQWERVLLRNRMHVSVAAFDELYAAHLGASTEDLTSDYHDVATAFEQLGELETGMTQDVQRTGQALHEFAELESRFTFRVLDDMLTMLRAKQTYITAHKTLLKHREAKQLDFEGLTDYLHSTVTERDRLANLGTPDGEPVHGNVRGKGMRGYMRHMVDRVWGVDEEQARIDRMQRLDGRIDELQDAVSQSHAQSQAFNQHVAKEHYIYELGRRREVQQSLKLYVDGHVDMYEQGVRMMDDLIRALESGTADPEELAGNDTTTTSV; this is encoded by the exons ATGACTGCGGAACAggacgccgagcagctctgGCTGGGCGAATTGCGTGTCCAAATTATCGATCCGCGGAAGGAGACGCCTGGTGCTCAGCCGCAAGAAGATGGTGATGAggcagcgtcgacgtcgacacAAGGCCGATCACCCACGTTTGTGTCTTATGGCGTGCGCGCTGAAACGACGCTTCCTCACTTTTCACGCTCGCACATGGTGACTCGTAAACGTTTTCAGGACTTTGTGTTCTTGCATCATACGCTCGTGACAGATTTTCCTGCGTGTATTGTGCCGCCATTACCGGACAAACACCGCATCG GTTACTTGACGGGCGATCGATTCAGTGTGGAATTCATCATGCGACGATGCATGGAGCTCCAGCTCTTCTTGGAACGCATTTGCAGGCACCCTATtctgcagcgcgccgagaTTGTGCAGCGGTTCCTGGAGTCAAAGGAATGGCACATTGATATGCATACACATGCGGGTCATCGCATCGCAAGTACATCGGCAGcggatgcgctgccgctccCACCACCAACGTCTTCTGGACTGCTAGAGTCGGTGAGCGACATGTTTGTGAATGCTTTTACGCGTGTCCGTAAACCAGACCCACGGTTTGTCGCGATTAAGGCGGATTTAGAGGGCGAGGAGGACCGTGCTACGCAGTGGGAGCGTGTCCTCTTGCGCAATCGGATGCATGTATCAG TGGCGGCTTTTGACGAATTGTATGCTGCACATTTGGGCGCCTCGACTGAAGACTTGACCTCTGATTACCACGATGTAGCAACAGCGTTCGAACAGCTGGGTGAACTAGAAACGGGCATGACGCAAGACGTACAGCGCACGGGTCAGGCATTGCACGAGTTTGCTGAGCTCGAGTCGCGATTCACCTTCcgtgtgctggacgatATGCTCACCATGCTTCGTGCGAAGCAGACCTATATCACTGCTCACAAAACGCTACTCAAACACCGAGAAGCGAAGCAACTTGACTTTGAAGGGCTCACTGACTATCTGCATTCGACGGTCACAGAACGCGACCGCCTCGCCAACCTCGGCACACCCGATGGCGAGCCTGTGCACGGCAATGTCCGCGGCAAGGGTATGCGCGGCTACATGCGCCACATGGTCGACCGCGTTTGgggcgtcgacgaggaGCAGGCGCGTATTGATCGTATGCAGCGCTTAGATGGCCGGATTGATGAGTTGCAAGACGCCGTGTCACAGTCGCACGCACAGTCGCAGGCTTTTAATCAGCACGTGGCCAAGGAGCACTATATCTACGAGCTtggccgtcgtcgcgagGTGCAGCAGTCGCTTAAGCTGTACGTCGACGGCCACGTTGACATGTATGAGCAGGGCGTCCGCATGATGGACGATCTGATCCGAGCACTAGAAAGTGGCACCGCCGACCCGGAGGAGCTGGCGGGAAATGACACAACCACCACATCTGTATAG
- a CDS encoding NADH dehydrogenase (ubiquinone) 1 alpha subcomplex subunit 5, whose protein sequence is MFATKAVRFVPSAMRASTATKFLRTKRTTNIAGLEIHPDPLPELVSTYTHTLNVLKGLPESAVFRQSSEAVTQQRLDIVKEAMTPTSRETVYGSEAAIDRVVAAIDAGLIEEIVDQANDEFHLATKMIDWKPHEPLQVPAPPGQWNTFNMQAASGEGH, encoded by the exons ATGTTTGCGACCAAGGCAGTGCGATTCGTTCcctcggccatgcgcgccagcacagccaccaAGTTTTTGCGCACAAAGCGCACGACTAATATTGCTGGTCTTGAGATTCATCCCGATCCGCTGCCGGAGCTTGTGTCGACGTATACCCATACGCTGAATGTGCTCAAGGGTCTGCCCGAGTCTGCTGTCTTTCGCCAATCGTCGGAGGCTGTGACGCAACAGCGCCTTGATATTGTGAAGGAGGCCATGACGCCCACGTCGCGCGAGACTGTGTACGGCTCCGAGGCCGCCATTGACCGTGTCGTCGCCGCTATTGACGCGGGTCTTATTGAGGAAATCGTCGACCAGGCGAATGACGAGTTCCACCTTGCTACCAAGATGATTGACTGGAAGCC ACACGAACCACTTCAGGTGCCCGCTCCCCCTGGTCAATGGAATACGTTCAATATGCAGGCTGCCTCGGGCGAGGGTCACTAG
- a CDS encoding nitric oxide synthase-interacting protein, whose translation MLKDRWGSRSLRLSKENMRAFNACHLCLQTAQQPVCCFEGHLYCKVCILSDLLKQKSVLAEHAKRCEDRAQEEHKEAAEVQASADAERVATFERNESLIAPGSKRKHEETGDTPRKRAESSDAASSMPAFWLPNMAPQAHDQGAKSSPERASTTLCTAARPHKLLAKHLVQVRFSIRPRDGQDQTFCPCCKKEYTNVSQTYVLRPCGHVFCASCTATLVTKPLEESGKASSCPECSTSIQARRDVIPLEREGTGFASGGKSEVHTQGIAFQG comes from the coding sequence ATGCTCAAGGACCGCTGGGGCTCACGAAGTTTGCGCCTGTCGAAAGAAAATATGCGCGCGTTCAATGCATGTCACTTGTGTCTGCAGACAGCACAACAGCCTGTATGCTGTTTCGAAGGACACCTATACTGCAAAGTATGCATTCTTTCTGATCTTTTGAAGCAGAAATCGGTTCTCGCCGAGCACGCGAAACGGTGCGAAGACCGTGCTCAGGAAGAGCACAAGGAGGCAGCCGAAGTCCAGGCTAGTGCCGATGCTGAGCGAGTGGCTACTTTTGAGCGCAACGAGTCACTCATTGCTCCTGGCAGCAAACGAAAGCATGAAGAAACGGGTGATACGCCACGCAAGAGGGCAGAATCTTCTGATGCTGCGTCTTCCATGCCGGCCTTCTGGCTCCCAAACATGGCACCCCAGGCACACGATCAAGGCGCAAAGAGTAGCCCAGAGCGAGCCTCTACGACACTATGCACTGCTGCCAGACCCCACAAGCTTCTGGCTAAGCATCTTGTCCAAGTCCGCTTCAGCATTCGCCCAAGGGATGGCCAGGACCAGACGTTTTGTCCCTGTTGCAAAAAGGAATACACGAATGTGTCTCAAACGTATGTGCTTCGCCCCTGTGGGCATGTTTTCTGTGCATCGTGCACCGCGACCCTGGTGACCAAGCCACTCGAAGAGTCAGGAAAAGCTTCCAGCTGCCCCGAATGCAGTACGAGTATCCAAGCGCGACGTGACGTGATtccgctcgagcgcgaaggAACGGGTTTTGCCAGTGGCGGCAAGTCGGAAGTGCACACCCAGGGCATTGCCTTTCAAGGCTAA
- a CDS encoding clathrin heavy chain, with amino-acid sequence MAADKPINFAEHVQLQELGIAAESISFANVTLESEKYVCVRESGESGNSVAIVDLNNIHNMVRRPMSADSAIMNPEENILALKLQRQLQVFNLETKAKLKSHMSPQDVIYWRWISATVLGIVTTSSVYHWSIEDDAAPQKVFDRHASLADTQIINYRASADGKWMVLIGISSNTVDANAFRIKGSMQLYSKERGVSQPIDGHAAAFAELKTQDANVPYKLFTFAVRTSTGAKLHIVEIDHAPENPAFSKKTVDVFFPDEATNDFPVAMQVSKRYGIVYLMTKYGFIHLYDLETGACIYMNRVSGETVFVAAEQKSSNGIIAVNRRGQVLSVSVDADTIIPYILRTLNNTDLAFKLASRGNLPGADEMYLQQFHSLFSTGQYTEAIKIAANSPRGILRTPQMIEQLKQVPSQPGTLSPILQYFGMLLESGSLNQHESLELSKPVLAQGRKHLLEKWLKEDKIECSEELGDIVRMQDMSLALSVYLRANVPNKVVACFAETGQFNKIVLYSKKVGYTPDYATLLRHVVRVNPEQGAEFASSLVSDEDGPLVDVERVADIFLSQNLVQQATSFLLDALKDDLPEHANLQTRLLEANLLNAPQVADAILGNQMFTHYDRPRIASLCEKAGLMQRALEHYDDLADIKRVVVHSNLFDNEWLVNYFGRLTVEQSLESLYEMLRANIRQNLQVVVQIATKYSDLLGSSNLITMFEKFRSFEGLYYYLGSVVNLSEDSEVHFKYIQAASRTGQMREVERVCRESNAYNPEKVKNFLKEAKLPDQLPLIIVCDRFDYVHDLVLYLYQNMMLNYIEVYVQKVNSTRTPQVIGALLDVDCDEGVIKNILESVTGPIPVDELTDEVEKRNRLKLIMPWLKKQIESGSEDQALYNAMAKISIDSNQNPEAFLKENNLYDPLIVGKYCEKRDPYLAYIAYAKGFCDAELIAITNDNSMYKHQARYLVLRREPELWATVLKEDNVHRRALIDQVTAVAVPESTNPEDVSTTVKAFMAADLPHELIKLLEPIVLQPSAFSDNRSLKNLLMLTAIRTDKAKVTGYIERLSGYDVDEIAKIAIDHGLFEEAFQIYSKAGQNTDAMDVLVEHIVSIDRAQHFANKLNLPEIWSRLGKAQLDGLRVKDAMDSYVRAEDPSNFEEVIEIAERAGREEELIRYLQMARKLTREPKVDTEYAYCLAKAHRLSDMEEFLSMTNVADVLHVGEKCFNDGLYEASRLLFSSVSNYARLATTLVYLNDFPGAIEAARKAGNTSVWKQMHAACLNKGEFKLARIAGLAVVPHAEDVPTLIRAYEVKGYFDELLDLLESALGLERAHMGVFTQMGIALAKYRPERLMEYLKLYWSRSNLPQLIKVTDKAHLWRELVFLYTKYDEPDNAALTIMEHCSDAWDHDQFKAVLPQVANVEIYYRALTFYLEQHPLLLNDLLTVLVKRIDHARVVRMFKKHDHDNVPLIRSYLMSVQPQNLEAVNDAYNDLLIEEEDYDTLRVSIDAYDNFDALALASRLKDHELLEFRRLAAHLYRKNDRFDDSISLSKADSLFRDAIETASHSGVSEVAEELLEYFVETGNKECYAAMLFACYDLLAPDFVMEVSWRHALSDFTMPYQIQQARDTRTKLLALEKEVRERAAKDSAKEKEDLDTPILGPGAFANKLLTSGTGGVEPIMMQPTAGSMFN; translated from the coding sequence ATGGCAGCGGACAAGCCGATCAACTTTGCGGAGCATGTTcagctgcaagagctgGGCATTGCAGCAGAGAGTATATCTTTTGCCAATGTAACGCTCGAGTCGGAGAAGTATGTGTGTGTTCGCGAGAGCGGCGAGTCGGGCAACTCCGTGGCGATTGTCGACCTCAACAATATCCACAACATGGTCCGGCGACCCATGAGTGCTGACTCGGCAATCATGAACCCTGAAGAGAATATTTTGGCGCTTAAGCTACAACGCCAGCTTCAGGTGTTCAATCTGGAGACCAAGGCCAAGCTCAAGTCGCACATGTCACCTCAGGACGTGATATACTGGCGCTGGATTTCAGCTACGGTGCTTGGTATTGTCACAACGTCCAGTGTCTACCACTGGAGCATTGAAgacgatgctgcgccgcagaAGGTATTTGATCGTCATGCCAGCTTGGCAGACACACAAATTATCAACTATCGTGCATCGGCCGATGGCAAGTGGATGGTCCTCATTGGAATCTCGAGCAACACGGTTGATGCGAATGCGTTCCGTATCAAAGGATCAATGCAGCTGTACAGCAAGGAGCGTGGAGTTTCGCAGCCTATTGATGGACATGCCGCTGCGTTTGCTGAGCTCAAGACACAGGACGCCAACGTGCCTTACAAGCTCTTTACGTTTgccgtgcgcacgtccaCTGGTGCCAAATTGCACATTGTCGAAATTGACCATGCTCCAGAAAATCCTGCTTTTTCGAAGAAGACCGTGGATGTATTCTTCCCCGATGAGGCGACCAACGATTTCCCCGTTGCAATGCAGGTCAGCAAGCGCTACGGCATTGTGTACTTGATGACCAAGTACGGCTTTATTCACTTGTACGATCTTGAGACGGGTGCATGTATATATATGAACCGCGTTTCGGGCGAAACGGTGTTCGTGGCTGCTGAGCAGAAGAGCTCCAACGGTATCATTGCTGTCAACCGCCGCGGCCAGGTGCTGTCGGTCTCGGTTGATGCTGATACCATTATTCCATACATCCTACGCACACTCAACAACACCGACTTGGCCTTCAAGCTAGCGTCTCGCGGCAATTTGCCGGGTGCAGACGAGATGTACCTGCAACAGTTCCATTCGCTCTTCAGCACAGGCCAGTACACGGAGGCTATCAAGATTGCGGCAAATTCGCCGCGTGGTATTCTACGTACGCCGCAAATGATTGAGCAATTGAAGCAGGTGCCGAGTCAACCTGGTACGCTCTCGCCCATCTTGCAGTACTTCGGCATGCTCCTCGAAAGTGGTTCGCTGAACCAGCACGAGTCTTTGGAGCTTTCCAAGCCTGTCCTGGCGCAGGGGCGCAAGCACTTGCTCGAAAAGTGGCTCAAAGAAGACAAGATCGAGTGCAGCGAAGAGTTGGGTGATATTGTGCGCATGCAAGACATGAGCCTGGCCCTAAGTGTGTACTTGCGCGCGAATGTCCCCAACAAGGTTGTGGCCTGCTTCGCCGAGACGGGCCAATTTAACAAGATCGTGCTGTATTCGAAGAAGGTGGGCTACACACCTGATTATGCAACGCTTCTGCGTCACGTTGTGCGTGTGAACCCCGAGCAAGGAGCTGAATTCGCGTCGAGTCTCGTGTCGGATGAAGACGGCCCACTTGTGGACGTGGAACGTGTCGCCGACATATTCCTGAGCCAGAATCTCGTGCAACAGGCAACGTCTTTCCTGCTCGACGCTCTTAAGGATGACCTGCCAGAGCATGCCAATCTGCAAACGCGTCTTCTCGAAGCCAACCTGCTGAACGCACCACAGGTGGCTGATGCGATTCTGGGCAACCAGATGTTTACGCACTACGATCGTCCTCGCATTGCCAGCCTCTGCGAGAAAGCAGGTctcatgcagcgcgcccTCGAACATTATGATGACCTCGCTGATATCAAGCGCGTGGTAGTGCACTCCAATCTGTTCGACAACGAGTGGCTGGTCAACTACTTTGGACGTCTTACAGTGGAGCAAtcgctcgagtcgctgtACGAAATGCTGCGCGCGAACATCCGCCAGAATTTGCAGGTCGTCGTGCAGATCGCCACCAAGTACTCGGATTTATTGGGTTCTTCGAACTTGATTACGATGTTCGAAAAGTTCCGCAGCTTTGAGGGTCTGTACTACTACCTGGGTTCAGTTGTGAACCTAAGTGAAGACTCAGAGGTACATTTCAAATACATTCAGGCTGCGTCACGGACAGGTCAGATGCGCGAAGTCGAGCGCGTTTGTCGCGAGTCAAACGCGTACAACCCCGAGAAAGTCAAAAACTTCCTCAAGGAGGCTAAACTGCCAGACCAGCTACCTCTCATTATTGTGTGCGACCGTTTCGACTATGTGCACGACCTGGTGCTGTACCTGTACCAAAACATGATGCTGAACTACATTGAGGTGTACGTTCAGAAGGTCAACTCTACGCGCACGCCTCAGGTTATCGGTGCCTTGCTAGATGTGGATTGCGACGAGGGTGTCATCAAGAACATCCTCGAGTCTGTGACGGGCCCCATCCCTGTAGATGAGCTTACCGACGAGGTCGAGAAGCGCAACAGGCTCAAGCTTATTATGCCCTGGCTCAAGAAGCAAATCGAGTCGGGTAGTGAGGATCAGGCACTGTACAATGCTATGGCCAAGATCAGCATTGACAGCAACCAGAATCCTGAGGCGTTTCTCAAGGAAAACAACCTGTACGACCCCCTTATCGTCGGTAAATACTGTGAGAAGCGTGACCCGTACCTGGCCTACATTGCATACGCCAAGGGCTTCTGTGATGCTGAGCTTATCGCCATCACTAACGATAACTCCATGTACAAGCATCAGGCCCGCTACCTTGTTTTGCGTCGTGAGCCAGAGCTGTGGGCGACTGTCCTGAAAGAAGACAATGTGCATCGCCGCGCCCTGATTGATCAAGTGACGGCCGTGGCCGTGCCTGAATCGACCAACCCCGAAGACGTGTCGACAACCGTCAAGGCGTTCATGGCTGCAGACCTGCCCCACGAGCTGATTAAGCTGCTCGAGCCTATTGTGCTGCAACCATCTGCATTCAGTGATAACCGCAGCCTGAAGAATTTGCTGATGCTCACGGCGATCCGCACAGACAAGGCCAAGGTCACGGGTTACATTGAGCGTCTCTCGGGCTATGACGTTGATGAGATTGCCAAGATTGCTATTGACCACGGACTTTTCGAAGAGGCATTCCAGATCTACTCCAAAGCTGGTCAGAACACGGATGCGATGGACGTGCTGGTAGAACACATCGTGTCCATTGACCGCGCGCAACACTTTGCCAACAAGCTCAACTTGCCTGAGATCTGGTCACGCCTTGGTAAAGCTCAGCTCGATGGCTTGCGTGTCAAAGACGCGATGGACTCGTACGTTCGCGCAGAGGACCCATCGAACTTTGAGGAAGTCATCGAGATTGCCGAGCGTGCTGGTCGTGAGGAAGAGCTGATCCGCTACTTGCAGATGGCCCGTAAGCTAACGCGTGAGCCCAAGGTCGACACGGAGTACGCGTACTGTctggccaaggcacacCGCCTCTCTGATATGGAGGAGTTCCTTTCGATGACCAACGTggccgatgtgctgcatgtggGTGAGAAGTGCTTCAACGACGGTCTCTACGAGGCATCGCGTCTGCTATTCTCAAGCGTATCGAACTATGCGCGTCTGGCCACGACCCTCGTGTACCTCAATGATTTCCCCGGTGCGATTGAGGCCGCTCGTAAGGCTGGTAACACGTCTGTGTGGAAGCAAATGCACGCTGCATGCCTTAACAAGGGCGAGTTTAAGCTCGCGCGCATTGCAGGTCTAGCTGTGGTGCCTCACGCTGAAGATGTGCCAACGTTGATCCGCGCCTACGAAGTCAAGGGCTACTTTGACGAGCTTCTCGACCTCCTTGAGTCCGCTTTGGGACTGGAGCGTGCGCATATGGGTGTATTTACGCAGATGGGCATTGCCCTCGCCAAGTACCGCCCTGAGCGTCTGATGGAATACCTCAAGCTGTATTGGTCGCGAAGCAACCTGCCACAGCTCATCAAGGTTACAGACAAGGCTCACTTGTGGCGCGAGTTGGTGTTCCTCTACACCAAGTACGACGAGCCGGACAATGCGGCGCTTACGATTATGGAACACTGCTCGGATGCGTGGGACCACGACCAGTTCAAGGCTGTGCTACCCCAGGTTGCCAACGTTGAGATTTACTACCGCGCTTTGACGTTCTACCTGGAGCAGCACCCACTGTTGCTGAACGACCTGTTGACGGTGCTCGTCAAGCGCATTGACCACGCGCGTGTTGTTCGTATGTTCAAGAAGCATGACCACGACAACGTGCCGCTGATTCGCTCGTACCTCATGTCAGTTCAACCGCAAAACTTGGAGGCTGTCAACGATGCATACAATGACTTGCTGATTGAGGAAGAAGATTATGACACGTTGCGTGTGTCGATCGATGCGTATGACAACTTCGATGCCTTGGCGCTGGCATCGCGGCTTAAGGACCACGAACTGCTCGAGTTCCGTCGTCTTGCTGCGCATCTGTACCGCAAGAATGACCGCTTTGACGACAGTATTTCGTTGTCCAAGGCCGATTCCCTCTTCCGTGACGCCATCGAGACGGCCTCACATTCAGGCGTGTCCGAGGTGGCCGAGGAATTGCTGGAATACTTTGTCGAGACGGGCAACAAGGAATGCTACGCAGCTATGCTCTTTGCATGCTACGACCTGCTCGCACCCGACTTTGTCATGGAAGTATCGTGGCGCCACGCCTTATCCGACTTTACTATGCCATACCAAATCCAACAGGCACGCGACACTCGCACCAAGCTCCTGGCTCTTGAAAAAGAAGTCCGTGAGCGTGCAGCCAAGGATTCGGCGAAAGAGAAGGAGGATCTCGACACGCCTATTCTCGGACCTGGCGCCTTTGCGAACAAACTCCTGACAAGCGGCACAGGTGGCGTTGAGCCGATCATGATGCAGCCGACGGCTGGTAGCATGTTTAACTAA